GAATCATCAGCAGCCTCTCCACGAATTTCTAAATTAGTTACATCATCATCTGTTTCATCCACAGTGAATTGAATGCCAGCACTGATTATGGTTGCACCTTGGGGAATACTAATGTCGTTAAATCTAATACCAATAATTTGTTTATCACCATCATCTTCTGTTAGTTCCAGATCACTGCTGGTACGAGACATGTCACCGGAATTTCCTCCCTCGGCATCTTCTTCTGCATCATCTGATGATGCATTTACTCGAACAGAGACTTCAACAAAATTAGAAGAAAAAGGATCAGAAGATTGAGCACTAACTGAAATTGGACCTAAAGGTGGAACCAACAATAGAATAGCAAATAATAATATCAATAATTTACTAGAAAGCATGTTTTTGTTTTGGACCAAGTATTGTCATAATCGTATTTAAATTATTAAATCAAGTCCGAATATTCCAAAAGTGGGATTACGACATCAATATATAACATAGTTAGGAGATCGTGAGATTTGATAAAAAAATTATGTTTTTGATCGCATAATCATGGATTAAAAGTAATAATTGAAAAACAATTAGTCAATTGTAAAAACATGACCTCTTATTCTATCTCTAGATTCAAAAGCTTCATCGATCGTTTTAGCAGTAGGTTCAATTACCCAGACATTTTTCCCATTATCTATCACCAAAACAACATGATTGATTTTCTGGGGTAAAGATATGTTGTCAGAATCAAAATATAGGAATTTAACTTGCCAGTCTTTTCCTGCTGTTGATGATTTTATCATGTCTGCAAATAAAATGGCTAAATCTTCATTATCACCCTCACCTTTAGAAAACGTATCAAGTGGTTTCTTAGGATCATTTTGCATTTCAAATGAAGTTACATGAAACTGAGATACGACAAACCACACTTCAAAAATAAATTCATCATCAGAACCAACGTTACCATATAATTCATTCATCACTTTAGACATACTGCCTACGACAAATTTTGACAGGTCTCTTACTTGAACAGTACCGCTTGCAATATCAATCGGAATTACATCTTGTGACTCAGGTAGTTTTATCACCTCGTCAATGAATTGAGAAGTAACCTTAGAGAAGGAATAATTATTATTTTTAGAATCAAGAAAACTCCAAGAGATGATTTCATCAGTCATTTCAACAACAGGGGGTTTAGACAAAGTTGGCGTAACGATCTCCTGTTCAAAACCAGAAAGTTGTTCAAAAATTGAATCCATATCAGTTTGATTTTGAGATGTTTCAAGTTCCAATAATTTTTTTTCTAATTCTTCAATCTGCAATAATTGTTCAGGAGTTGAAGATGAAGCAGCAGTTGTTTTAAAAACATCCATTTGATCTTCAAGTTTTTTAAGTTCAAACTCCAATTGTTCTGTTCTTTCATCAGATGATTTTTTTAATTCATTAATAACCTGGGTTTGATTCTGAAGACTTAAAAGTTGTTGATTTAATTCAGATTTTTGTCGTTCTACTTCAGTAGCTTTTTGTGCATATTGTTGGGCCTGCATTTGTAAACTTCGATTTTCTTCTAATATGGCACTTGTTTTTTCTAAAAATATTTCAGTATCAGACCCTCCAAAAGAAATAGCAGAATATGTAGGAAGTATTTTTTTATCAAGAGTATCTTCGTTTAGAAAAGTAACCAGCAATATACCAACCACAATAGGGACTACTGCCAAAAATAAAATTTTATTACTCACAAATATTCAGAAAACAATTCCAATATATGGACTTTAATATGTTATTTTGGGATTTCATCCAAAAGACGCTGTAATTTTTTGCTTAGGTTTTCTAGTGTATCAAGTATTTCTGTAGAAATGGGTTTTTCTGCATATTCAGTAACCAATGAAAATAATTGTGCTTCAAGTTGTTTGATTTCTTCTTGTATTTCCTCTGAGCTTTTACTAACATGTGATCGTAATTCCCCTTGAGTTTTGAGTAGGTTCTGTATTTGTTGTTTCTCTCGTTTAATTTGATCTAATAATTTTGCTTCTTCTTGACCAAGGTTAATAATTCTGGATTCATGCTCCACACGGATTTTTTCTAATTCTGTCTTTTGAAGTTCAAGTGATGATGCCAAAGATGTTTGCTCAAATTCTCTCTCTTTAGCTATTTGGATTTCGTTTTCTAATTCCTGTTTCTTTTTGAATGCTCGTTGTTCAGCCAATTCTCTAGTATGATTAAGCTTTGTTAATTCTTCTTCAAGTGTTTTGATTTGCTTAGCAAGAACAGGAGAGATTAGCAAAGCCTTCTTTTCTGCTGCTTCTCTCTGCTCCATAAGTTCGAGTAATTTGGCCTGTTGATTACGTAAAGTACTGTTGATTTCATCTTTTGCTACTGCTTCTCTTAGTTGTGCTTCAAGTAGTTTGTCAGTGTGGTAGATGTCATCTGAGGATTCAAGAGGTTGTTTTATTTCAGATTTCAGTAATTTAGATAAGAATGAGTGCTTCTTGTCCTTTACAGATTTTTCTATTGATTCAGATTTTAGCATGGAGGAGTCTTGTGACTTTAGAGATTCAAGCTGGGTATGCATTGACTGCACCTGTTTTTCCAGTGCGGTTTTTTCAGATTCTGCCTTTGCTCTTGTCTCATCGTATTTTTGGGTAATTTGTGCAAGCTCTGCAGACTTTGTTTGCAGCTGTGCCTCTAGCATGGAGGAGTCTTGTGACTTTAGAGATTCAAGCTGGGTATGCATTGATTGTACTTTCTCTTCCAGTGCGGTTTTTTCAGATTCTGCCTTTGCTCTTGTCTCATCGTATTCTTTGGCAATTTGTGCAAGCTCTGCAGACTTTGTTTGCAGCTGTGCCTCTAGCATGGAGGAGTCTTGTGACTTTAGAGATTCAAGCTGGGTATGCATTGATTGTACTTTCTCTTCCAGTGCGGTTTTTTCAGATTCTGCCTTTGCTCTTGTCTCATCGTATTCTTTGGCAATTTGTGCAAGCTCTGCAGACTTTGTTTGCAGCTGTGCCTCTAGCATGGAGGAGTCTTGTGACTTTAGAGATTCAAGCTGGGTATGCATTGATTGTACTTTCTCTTCCAGTGCGGCTTTTTCAGATTCTGCCTTTGCTCTTGTCTCATCGTATTCTTTGGCAATTTGTGCAAGCTCTGCAGATTTGTGTTTATAATCTTCAACTAACATGTTTAGTTCAGCGTTTTTGTCCTGTTGTCCAACATCTAATACAGATGAATTGTCTGACAGTCTTAGACTTTCAAGATGTGCTTGTTGTGATTTTATCTCAGCCTCAAGTGTAGCCTTCTCGTTTAAGAAGTTTTTTTCAAGTTGTTGGGTTTCAGAGGACATTGACTTCATCTCAGATTGTAATGTGTTTACTTTTTCTTCAAGTGTGAGCTTTTCAGATGCGGTTTTATTTAGAAGTGTTTCATAATCGCTTGCCAGCTGTTCAAGTTCTGCTTCTTGTGCACGAATTTGTTCTTCTAGTCGGACTTTTTCCAAATTATCTTGTTCAGTACGATTTTTGTTCTTCAGTAAATCTCGCTCAACGATTAATTTTTCAAGATCCGTTTGTTGTGATGCAATTTTTTCTTCCAGTTTTGCTTTTTCCAGTTTTGTTTGTTCTAAAAGCATCTTGCGTTGTGATTCATCTCGATCATTGACCAGTTCTTCAATTGCAGTTTGTTGTAGTTTGATCTGCTCTTCCAATCTTGCTTTTTCTAGTGACGCTCGTTTGGAAGCAATTTCATAATCGCGAGATTTTTGTTTTAGTTCTTCTTGCTGTTGCTGGATTTGTTCCTCAAGGTTTGCATGTTCAATTATTTTGTCAGTTTGAGTGGATTCTGTTTTTGTAGAATCTTTTTCCTTAGATAGTTTTTCCAGTTCTTTCTGCTGTTGAAATATTTTTTCTTCAAGTTCAATCTTCTCTTGCATGTAACCTTTTTTTGAATCATCATAGGTTTTTTTGAGAGACTCCAGTTCTGCCCGCTTTGATTTTAATTGTTCAGAAAAAGAATCAGAAGAAGATGCATCTTGGCTTACCTGTTTGGAATAATATGACTTTGAAGTTTGTTCAAGAAAATTTTTATCAGAAGTGTGTAGTGGTTTTTCTTGTTGTATGGAATGAAGAATATATCGAAGTCGGTCAGTATCTCCAAATCCCTGTTCGATTAATTTTGAGATCAAATCAGCATATTTTTGTGAATTAACTTCAGAATCAGATAATTCAGATTCCTGTTCTAACTTATTTTGTATGTATGCCCAATCAGAATAAGCCAGAGGAGCATCTTTTTTCAAAGAGGATAAAATATTCTCTAACTTACCAGTATCATCATCACTGGTGGCAATCAGAGATTCTATCTTTTCAATTAGTTCCCTACTAGTCAAATGCTCCATTAGGATCGATCCATCTCATTTACCGATATTAACACGAAATGTATTAAAAAAACGATCCATTCTGATCGCTTTTGTATACCTCGAGCCTAGTTTTCAAAGATTGGAAGTGTTATGAAGAAGGTCACGCCACCAAAATCATTACTTTGCGCATGAATTGTTCCAGCATGTTCAATTATGATGGATTTGGCCACATACAACCCAATTGGATCATCACCGGTTTGCGCATCAGGGGATTTCAGCTCAAATAAATTATCAAGGGACTGATCAGGACTAATTTCCCGAGCATCAGATATCATAATTTCAACCTGTTTTTCGCCAATCTTTCGAGTTTTGATGTCTATTTTACCGGATGTTGAATGTTTCAAAGAATTGTCAAGGATATTGAATATTGCCCGTTTGAACATTTTCTTATCAACAAATACTTTCACGTCATCATCATCTATGTGTAAAGAGATGTTACTGGATTTTGGATGTTTGTCAAACAAAGCAACTGACTCAGACATGAGTTGGTTGATGGAAGTGTCTGTCATATCATATTGTGTCGTATTAGTTCTTGTCATGTAATAATCAATAAAATCATCAGTGGTTGTCTTTAGTTGCATAAGATCATTTTCTACGAACAGCAGTGTTTCTGGATTTTGTTCGTTTTTAAATAACTCTATGTTTTTAACTAAAGAACTTATTGGGGCTAGGATCTTTTTTGTAAATGATTCGGTCATTTCATCTCGAAATGATTGGTTATTCTTGATTTCTTCAAGAGCGTTTTGCAATTCATCGGTCCTAAGTTTTATTAGTTCTCGCAGATTTTCGTTTGTAAATTTGATACTTTCTTTCATATAATCAAATTTATTTGCAAGATCACCAATCTCATCATCGGTTTTAACATCGATATCCACATCATAATCACCTTCAGCGATTTTGACAGACGCATCTTTGAGTTTGACCAAAGGTTTAGAGATAGAAGAACGGACGTAAATTGCCACCATCACTGCAGAGGTTATGGTTGTAATCGATATAATCAAGATAGTGTTAGTTAGACCTACCACAGGTTTTAGCAGATCATCAGTATTTTGTTTTAAGACTAGTGTCCATCCAAGACTTGGAAAATCTCTTTGGGGTTGAGATTTAGCATAAACATGAATGGTATCTATTCCCAATTGATCAGTACTAAGAAGATAGTCAGATGTTTCAGACATCATGACATATTCAGGTAGTGGCACATAATTTCCAAACTCAGGATCAGCTGAATCATAAAGAATTTTTCCGGAAGAATCAATCAAAGAAATGTCAGAATCCAAGAATTTATTTTTTGATCTAAGATCATAGATCATGATTATAATGTCCTGTAGTTTGACATTAGTTTTTAGAACACCAATGAAATTTCCATCTGAATCAGAAATTTTATACGCAAGGTCTTGTGTGTAGATTTTAGAATCTTCATCAAACTGTACATCACCAATAAAATATCCGGTAGTTACAACAGCATCCCACCAATCACTTTTGTCTACAGAAACATCGTCTAGGGGTTTAACAGATGCCACTATGAAACCGTGTGGATTAACTACAACAATCTCGTTGTAAAGTTCATATCGGTATTTATTTTCAATATATCTTGCAGAGTTTTGTAGTTTTATCGACAGATCATTATTTAGAATTTCATTTACAGAAAAAGATACAGGCCCAACATCAGCAGTATTGTTGGTAAACATTTCAATTGGAACGTCATAATTGGAGTTGGAATCCACTAAGAATTTCTCGACAAAGATTTCATCAGAAAGCATTACAAGGCCTAAGATTTTCTCCCTCATACCATCGTCAATAAAATACATTGTTTGAGACAAGGTTTCAGAATGGTCAGTTCCAATTTCATGAATAATTTTTTCTTGACTAGTCGTAATAGTAAGAAAACCCATGACACCTATTGAGACAATAATTACAAAAAAACTTAGTAAAATTTTAATTCCAATTTTCATTTTATTTATCTGATCCTCATTCACATATATTCTAAAAGTTGAAATTTACCAGTAAGAGAATCCTCTACAAACAAAATATTGAAATTCATCAAATTACCAGATATAACAAACCACCATTTTAAAACAATTAACTATATAGAGCATACAACACTAAATTCTGAAGTTGGAAGATAAAGAAGCAATAATAAAAATTATTGAATCTTTTTTTGAGTGTGGAAAAACAAAAGACTTTGCATTGTTACAAAAAATACAGTTAAACGATCCGAATTTCTCAAGTTTTAGTGATGTTCCACCATTTGATCTAAAAGATTTTCAAACAACAATTGAGCTAGAAGAGTTGAAGTTTGTCAGTATTTCAGATTATGACTATCAGATAAAAAATACAAAGATTAGTGTATTTAATAATACAGCTGTAGTAGCAATGGAAATTAATCAGAAAGGATTGCTTGTAGATACCAAAGCTTACACAGGCGAACATATTTCAATTGAGGGAAGAGCAACATTTGTTTTAGTAAAACAACCAACATGGAAAATTGCACATATTCATTTATCAAAGATTGGCGTATGAACTATTTTTCAGGATTGAATGGTTTTTTTGGTGTGGTTGAGTTCTTTTTGGACTCTTCGCTTACTAATTTTTTATAGAGTTTGAATGCTTGATCAACATTTGAGTTTCCATGCACTATTGATCTTACTGCGCGAATCATTGAAACTGGGTGCTCTGATTGCCAGATGTTTCTACCCATATCAACACCAACTGCGCCACCTCTGATTGCATTGTACGTTAATTGTAATGCATCACGTTCAGGGATTTTTTTCCCACCTGCAACAATAATTGGTACAGGGCATGATTGAACGACTTTTTCAAAATTATTACAATAGTAAGTTTTTACAATATGTGCACCTTGTTCAGCAGCTACTCTACATGCCAAGGAAAGATATCTAGCATCTTTGCCAAGTTCTTTTCCAACTGCAGTTACTGCCAAAACTGGGAGCCCATATCTTTCAGCTTCACCAACTAATTTTCCAAGATTAACAATAGTTTGATATTCATATTTTGAACCAACAAAGATGGACATTGCAAGGGCGCAGGCATTTAGTCTGATTGCATCTTCAATGGATACTGTAATGTCTTCCTGAGACAGGTCCTCGCCAATTATACTTGAGCCGCCAGAGACTCTCAATACCATAGGAGTGTCAGTTGTTGCTGAAACACATGTCCTTTGAACCCCTCTTGTAACCATTAAAGAGTCACAATGTTTCAAGAGAGGAGCAATTACCTTTTTTGGATCCTCTAATTTTTCAGTAGGACCCAGAAAATATCCATGGTCTACGGCCAACATTAATGCACGGTTATTTTGTGGCTTGATGATGCTTGAAATTCTGTTTTTTAATCCCCAATCCATATCTCTTCGAATTTGAAATAATCGAAATACCTTTCTTAAGCCTTTCTTATTTTGCAATGATTATCTTCATTGCATTCTCACCTGTACGTGCATGATCAAATGCCTTTTGAGAATCATCAATGGAATAAGTATGAGTGATTAGTTGTTTGACATCAATTTTTGAGGATTCGATTAGCTCGAGTGCTTCTTTGGTATCTTTATCGGAAGCAGCATAACTAGTTACCAGAGTTATTTCTTTAGAGTAAATTTTACTCATGTCCAAATTTAGTTGTGCGCCTTTTGATGGAACTCCAAATAGCATAACAGAACCTCCTTTTCGGACCATATCTATTGCATCCTCTAGTGCCTTGAGACTACTAGTAGCTACAATTGCTACATCAACACCCCTTCCTTCAGTACCATCCAAAATTTTTTGCTTTCTGTTTTCATCCATAGAGTGAATTGAATCAGTAATGTCAAATTTTTTTGCAAAGTCCAATCTAAAGTCATTAACATCAAAACAGAAAATTTTTGAGAATTTTTTTACATGTGCCAACATTACATGCATCATACCTGTAGGACCTACCCCAAAAATTGCTGCAGAGTCACCTTCATGATAGGAAAATTTTGTCCATGCCCTAACACAACATGCTAAAGGTTCAATCATTGCAGCCTCTTCAAAACTTAGTGAGTCAGAGATTTTCAAAATACCACCGTGAGATACATTCCAGGCAGGTACAACATATTCTTCAGATAATCCACATGGAGAAAGATTTGTTTCATAGTATTTTGGACACATGGTTTCATTTCCATGATTGCATAAATGACAATCATAACATGGAACGTGATGATGAGTAAATACCCGGTCACCTTTTTTAAATCCGGTGACTGCAGAACCAACATCCAAAATTATTCCCGATGGTTCATGACCTAAACGCATTGAGGGCTGACCATATTGGCCAAAGACCTTTTCTAAATCAGAGCCACATATTCCACAAGCATTCATCTGAACTAAAACATCACCATTTCCCATTGATGGTTTATCAGTTTCATCAACAGAAATCACAGATGGTTCTTTAACAGATGCAGTTTTCATTGCAACTCATTAGAAAATTGAATATAAGTAGATTAAGCAATCATACACCAAGAATCTTTTTCAGCATAACTCTGTAATCAATTTCAGTTTTTTCACTTCCAGTTGCAGGTAATGCAAAAACCAAAGTAGATTTTTCTGCTCTTAGTGCTGTTAATTCATCATTAATTGGTTCAGTGATATCATCACTTACCAATACTAGTCCAACATCAGAATCGTCAGTTAGTCTCTTAATTTCATTCAAAGCCTTTTGAGGAGTTTCAGAGATAATTCCTGGAACACCTGCTAATTGGAAACTAGTAACAAACGATTTGCTGCCAACAGTGAAGATTTTCACAGTTAAAATTTTTGTCCATTCTAATTTAACCCTTTTTGGTAGTGTGTAGATCAAGAAAGATTGATTTAGTTTAAAAAATCAGTGAATTCATGGTAGAAATTGATATTCAAAAGGACGTGTACTTATTCCTGCACGGACGAATGGATCTTAAAGAAAAAGCAATGAATGCACTCACAACAAAGGGATTCTCAAGGGACAAAGTCATCATGGCATTACCAAACAAAGTTGGAAATGTCGGAGATTATATGGCAATGTTATGGATGCCTCCAAATCCAGATCATG
This genomic window from Nitrosopumilus ureiphilus contains:
- a CDS encoding V-type ATP synthase subunit F; amino-acid sequence: MKIFTVGSKSFVTSFQLAGVPGIISETPQKALNEIKRLTDDSDVGLVLVSDDITEPINDELTALRAEKSTLVFALPATGSEKTEIDYRVMLKKILGV
- a CDS encoding YybH family protein, producing the protein MEDKEAIIKIIESFFECGKTKDFALLQKIQLNDPNFSSFSDVPPFDLKDFQTTIELEELKFVSISDYDYQIKNTKISVFNNTAVVAMEINQKGLLVDTKAYTGEHISIEGRATFVLVKQPTWKIAHIHLSKIGV
- a CDS encoding zinc-dependent dehydrogenase; the protein is MKTASVKEPSVISVDETDKPSMGNGDVLVQMNACGICGSDLEKVFGQYGQPSMRLGHEPSGIILDVGSAVTGFKKGDRVFTHHHVPCYDCHLCNHGNETMCPKYYETNLSPCGLSEEYVVPAWNVSHGGILKISDSLSFEEAAMIEPLACCVRAWTKFSYHEGDSAAIFGVGPTGMMHVMLAHVKKFSKIFCFDVNDFRLDFAKKFDITDSIHSMDENRKQKILDGTEGRGVDVAIVATSSLKALEDAIDMVRKGGSVMLFGVPSKGAQLNLDMSKIYSKEITLVTSYAASDKDTKEALELIESSKIDVKQLITHTYSIDDSQKAFDHARTGENAMKIIIAK
- the lsrF gene encoding 3-hydroxy-5-phosphonooxypentane-2,4-dione thiolase, producing the protein MQNKKGLRKVFRLFQIRRDMDWGLKNRISSIIKPQNNRALMLAVDHGYFLGPTEKLEDPKKVIAPLLKHCDSLMVTRGVQRTCVSATTDTPMVLRVSGGSSIIGEDLSQEDITVSIEDAIRLNACALAMSIFVGSKYEYQTIVNLGKLVGEAERYGLPVLAVTAVGKELGKDARYLSLACRVAAEQGAHIVKTYYCNNFEKVVQSCPVPIIVAGGKKIPERDALQLTYNAIRGGAVGVDMGRNIWQSEHPVSMIRAVRSIVHGNSNVDQAFKLYKKLVSEESKKNSTTPKKPFNPEK
- a CDS encoding ATP-binding protein, translating into MKIGIKILLSFFVIIVSIGVMGFLTITTSQEKIIHEIGTDHSETLSQTMYFIDDGMREKILGLVMLSDEIFVEKFLVDSNSNYDVPIEMFTNNTADVGPVSFSVNEILNNDLSIKLQNSARYIENKYRYELYNEIVVVNPHGFIVASVKPLDDVSVDKSDWWDAVVTTGYFIGDVQFDEDSKIYTQDLAYKISDSDGNFIGVLKTNVKLQDIIIMIYDLRSKNKFLDSDISLIDSSGKILYDSADPEFGNYVPLPEYVMMSETSDYLLSTDQLGIDTIHVYAKSQPQRDFPSLGWTLVLKQNTDDLLKPVVGLTNTILIISITTITSAVMVAIYVRSSISKPLVKLKDASVKIAEGDYDVDIDVKTDDEIGDLANKFDYMKESIKFTNENLRELIKLRTDELQNALEEIKNNQSFRDEMTESFTKKILAPISSLVKNIELFKNEQNPETLLFVENDLMQLKTTTDDFIDYYMTRTNTTQYDMTDTSINQLMSESVALFDKHPKSSNISLHIDDDDVKVFVDKKMFKRAIFNILDNSLKHSTSGKIDIKTRKIGEKQVEIMISDAREISPDQSLDNLFELKSPDAQTGDDPIGLYVAKSIIIEHAGTIHAQSNDFGGVTFFITLPIFEN